A genomic window from Silene latifolia isolate original U9 population chromosome Y, ASM4854445v1, whole genome shotgun sequence includes:
- the LOC141627652 gene encoding uncharacterized protein LOC141627652 — MRTYDGTSDPQNHVAFYKQKMLATSIPSEYKQDYPDPNETLRTFLNRFNKEKVSIPRCDVGTAVEAFRQGVLPHSDLYGELTKYPCHTFEDVQAKTLAYIRLEEDKSYKLGGSCNLKDYDKPNSKSGGRSNNYKSGPYTKPDYSEVNLTQEQQGLIQRLDNMGPVVRWLRKVDNLNPRRDQTKWREFHMDVGHTTEDCFNLRKEVAYLLKARYLKDLIKTKSRQSGQNRSHQKQKPEHNLPPSPPLYVVRFINGGSEICGLTSSAAKKIVRTP; from the exons ATGAGGACTTATGATGGGACctcagatccacaaaatcatgtggccttctataaacaaaaaatgttggctaCATCGATTCCAAGCGAGTATAAGCAg GATTACCCAGATCCGAATGAGACACTCAGAACTTTCTTGAACAgattcaataaggagaaggtgtCCATCCCTAGATGTGACGTTGggacagcagtggaggcatttagGCAGGGAGTATTACCCCACAGTGATCTCTATGGAGAACTCACCAAGTACCCCTGCCATACCTTTGAGGATGTTCAAGCCAAGACACTTGCTTATATCAGGCTAGAAGAAGACAAGAGTTACAAGCTTGGAGGATCCTGCAATCTAAAAGATTATGACAAACCAAACAGCAAAAGTGGCGGCAGAAGCAACAACTACAAGAGTGGTCCATATACCAAGCCTGACTATTCAGAAGTCAACCTAACACAAGAACAACAAG GCCTGATCCAACGACTTGATAACATGGGACCAGTAGTTAGATGGCTCAGAAAGGTGGACAACCTAAATCCAAGGAGAGACCAGACCAAGTGGCGTGAGTTCCATATGGATGTAGGGCACACGACAGAGGACTGTTTTAATCTCAGGAAGGAGGTAGCCTACCTATTGAAGGCTCGATATCTCAAAGATTTGATCAAGACCAAAAGTAGGCAATCTGGTCAGAACAGAAGCCACCAGAAGCAAAAACCAGAGCACAATCTTCCTCCATCGCCCCCTCTCTATGTAGTAAGATTCATAAATGGTGGATcggaaatttgtggcctgaccagttcagcggCAAAGAAGATAGTTAGGACTCCTTAG